A portion of the Hoylesella buccalis ATCC 35310 genome contains these proteins:
- a CDS encoding DUF6531 domain-containing protein: MSSSSISHGYFESVSTQLSLSVGSSFEGVAGNSSANASQGISAGVSAVDTGMKAGMALAGTFDAGMESAYVPALAGLGLKGMACLPISKQLDPVLGIDCHIMIPGGPLPNPYIGLLINPADFITAAIASVLPPPPPMPEEGGGGDADGAKMAGIAHTVATIVIGMMGATVKIGNFIPRAVAGTFTRNIFHFPIGGAFALPPMNKGHAFMGSLNVLADGDPLSGGGAHLHMDCWDIGIPTPHIIKKDKEYFALFMPTGIIIPIPWSRPVLTNPVPIPLNPVDVVKKKLMGAFGRFYKRKTERLARKLHAKIDANKKIGSASLKGMLHKALCTVTGHPVDVASGTFFTDEEDFFLTGVIPLSWERTWYSKSDYKGPLGNGWHHSYDMGLIVDEETLTFRMNDGRPVVIPLPTKQQPSLVKSERMEARFGEDGRYYIWDIGEDLFYHFTDTSYEDVRLLSRISDINGFEILFRYDHRGHLQEITDSAGRRLRVENDPRGRIIAIFAPDPASRREEEFQIASYRYDSLGNLIEQKNAEREVMSYAYSGFLLVEETWRNGVKWHFEYDGSEIGSRCVHTWGTHGIYDHKLSFFDGYTEVLDSHDRKTTYYYKDGKVYLKKDPTGAEYRTRHGDDNLILSEQDPLGNSHLYGYDEFGNRTESSDPEGGTVSVTYLRKGNLRNRPLEMQTPDGGIWSFAYDRKGNVVERRNPKGAVTKLAYKDGLPAEITDAFGVRTALTYDGSHNLTEASDSRGNITRFRYDRLGRCTEITNPKGACQKRRYDLVGRIVEVEDFDGNHIRLTYDGIDNLLAYKDDHQEVEYGYEGMWKLTRRKDARGVICFLHDREERLLEIINEKGEHYAFAMDAAGNVLQEEGFDGGVRKYVRDRAGRVIKETLPSGKFKEYEYDRCGRVTCVTHDYDKAEEQTYDYYASGRLAEARNEHAIVSFRYDNMGLPVEERSNEHVIKRTYDKSGQIATLTSSLGADLTYERNEFGELTCFSAGQSEAPGRFESRHEYDSLGFELERMLPGGVTQSFAYDDIGRLIDSKTRQSSKVRRERKYHWDSADRLLKTEDNRFGTTTYEYSPTGHLQKAVYADGREEYRLSDKAGNLFDDPDRKLRKYLRGGKLEQSGEWRFVYDRDGQLVEKYKGSGKWWDSKSERWRYIWNQNGTLKEVRPPGGEDFAFDALFTYDALGRRLSKDAIGITCWLWNGNVPLHEWTPNRRRNEQGEIEEYQKDLRTWLFEEESFVPLALFQDGKAYSIVTDHLGTPVEAYNEQGEEVWYRRLDMNGKVIEERSILYTSYKDYVKIPFLFQGQYYDEEIKLAYNRFRYYDPELGRYISEDPIRFASGATALHSYVEDSNTWTDTFGLRAGNTSFLPSELHPGTISAKNPGGIYRIPASGNYHDDKVALYAKAGLSEPFSPDYIAHHISYDPDTNSMEMQLVRSESHQKLSHRGGVKDYEEQTGKKYKRNSYAK, translated from the coding sequence ATGTCTTCGTCTTCCATCTCCCACGGTTACTTTGAAAGCGTCAGTACCCAGTTGTCCCTGAGTGTGGGCTCCTCGTTTGAGGGTGTTGCTGGCAATTCCTCCGCCAACGCCTCACAGGGCATCTCTGCGGGCGTGAGCGCCGTGGATACGGGCATGAAGGCGGGCATGGCACTGGCTGGAACCTTTGACGCAGGCATGGAGTCCGCCTACGTTCCCGCACTGGCGGGTCTTGGACTCAAGGGCATGGCGTGCCTCCCCATCAGCAAGCAGCTGGACCCGGTTCTGGGCATAGACTGCCACATCATGATACCTGGCGGTCCCCTTCCCAATCCCTATATTGGCTTGCTGATTAACCCGGCGGACTTTATCACGGCAGCCATTGCCTCCGTCCTTCCACCACCCCCTCCCATGCCGGAAGAAGGCGGCGGTGGTGATGCCGACGGTGCCAAGATGGCGGGAATAGCCCATACCGTTGCCACCATTGTCATCGGTATGATGGGGGCTACCGTCAAAATCGGCAACTTCATTCCTCGTGCCGTTGCAGGGACATTCACCCGAAATATATTCCATTTCCCCATCGGAGGAGCATTTGCCCTTCCCCCGATGAACAAGGGGCACGCTTTCATGGGCAGCCTGAACGTGCTGGCGGACGGCGACCCGCTCTCCGGCGGCGGAGCGCACCTGCACATGGACTGCTGGGACATCGGAATACCGACTCCGCACATCATCAAGAAAGACAAGGAGTATTTCGCCCTTTTCATGCCTACGGGAATCATCATCCCCATTCCCTGGTCCAGACCCGTACTGACCAACCCCGTTCCGATTCCGCTTAATCCCGTGGATGTTGTAAAGAAAAAGCTGATGGGTGCATTCGGACGCTTTTATAAGAGAAAGACGGAAAGGCTGGCGAGAAAGCTGCATGCCAAGATTGATGCAAACAAGAAGATTGGCTCGGCGAGTCTTAAGGGCATGCTCCACAAGGCGCTGTGTACCGTTACGGGACATCCTGTCGATGTGGCGAGCGGGACATTCTTCACCGATGAGGAGGACTTTTTCCTGACAGGTGTCATACCGCTTTCATGGGAGCGCACATGGTACAGCAAGAGCGACTACAAGGGACCATTGGGCAATGGCTGGCATCATTCCTATGACATGGGACTGATTGTGGACGAGGAAACACTGACCTTCCGAATGAATGACGGTCGCCCCGTCGTCATACCCCTGCCGACGAAGCAACAGCCCTCCCTTGTCAAAAGTGAGAGAATGGAAGCCCGCTTTGGTGAGGATGGAAGGTATTATATCTGGGACATCGGCGAAGACCTGTTCTACCACTTTACCGACACCTCCTATGAGGATGTACGCCTGCTGAGCCGCATCAGCGACATCAACGGCTTTGAGATCCTGTTCAGATACGACCACAGGGGGCATCTGCAGGAGATAACCGACAGTGCGGGACGCCGCCTAAGAGTGGAGAATGACCCGAGGGGACGCATCATCGCCATCTTCGCGCCGGACCCCGCCTCCCGCAGGGAAGAGGAGTTCCAGATTGCCTCCTACCGCTATGACAGCCTCGGGAACCTCATTGAGCAAAAAAATGCCGAGAGAGAGGTCATGTCCTATGCATACTCCGGTTTCCTCTTGGTCGAGGAGACATGGCGCAACGGGGTGAAGTGGCACTTTGAATACGACGGTTCCGAAATAGGCTCGCGCTGCGTACACACATGGGGTACGCATGGGATCTACGACCACAAGCTGAGTTTTTTTGACGGCTATACCGAGGTACTGGACAGCCATGACCGGAAAACGACCTACTACTATAAGGACGGCAAGGTATATCTCAAGAAAGACCCCACAGGGGCGGAATACCGCACACGCCATGGGGACGACAACCTGATTCTCTCCGAACAGGATCCCCTGGGCAACAGTCACCTGTACGGCTATGATGAGTTCGGCAACCGTACGGAGAGCAGCGACCCGGAAGGCGGGACGGTATCGGTGACCTATCTAAGAAAAGGAAATCTCAGAAACCGACCGCTGGAGATGCAGACTCCGGATGGAGGAATATGGTCCTTCGCCTACGACAGGAAAGGAAATGTCGTTGAGCGCAGGAATCCGAAGGGAGCAGTCACCAAGCTGGCGTACAAGGACGGACTGCCGGCGGAAATCACCGATGCTTTCGGCGTAAGGACGGCACTGACCTACGACGGCAGCCATAACCTCACGGAGGCGTCCGACAGCAGGGGAAACATCACGCGCTTCCGCTATGACAGGCTGGGGCGCTGCACGGAAATCACCAATCCCAAGGGAGCCTGCCAGAAACGCCGCTACGATCTCGTGGGGCGCATCGTGGAGGTGGAGGACTTCGACGGCAACCACATCCGGCTGACCTACGACGGCATCGACAATCTCCTTGCCTACAAGGACGACCATCAGGAGGTGGAGTACGGCTATGAGGGGATGTGGAAGCTCACGCGCCGGAAGGATGCCCGTGGCGTCATCTGTTTCCTGCATGACCGTGAGGAGAGGCTGCTCGAAATTATCAACGAGAAGGGCGAGCACTATGCCTTTGCCATGGACGCCGCGGGAAACGTACTGCAGGAGGAGGGGTTCGACGGTGGCGTGAGGAAATATGTCCGTGACCGTGCGGGTCGTGTCATCAAGGAAACGCTTCCCAGCGGCAAGTTCAAGGAGTACGAGTACGACAGGTGCGGACGGGTTACGTGCGTTACCCACGATTACGACAAGGCGGAAGAGCAGACTTACGACTACTATGCCTCCGGACGGCTGGCGGAAGCCAGGAATGAACACGCTATAGTCAGTTTCCGCTACGACAACATGGGGTTGCCCGTGGAGGAGCGGAGCAATGAACACGTTATCAAACGTACCTATGACAAGTCTGGACAGATAGCCACGCTTACGAGCTCCCTTGGCGCTGACCTTACCTACGAGCGCAATGAGTTCGGGGAACTGACCTGCTTCTCGGCAGGACAGTCGGAAGCCCCGGGTCGCTTTGAGAGCAGGCACGAGTATGACAGCCTTGGCTTTGAGCTGGAGCGCATGCTCCCCGGTGGCGTAACGCAGAGCTTTGCCTATGACGACATCGGCAGGCTCATCGACAGCAAGACCCGTCAGTCATCCAAGGTGCGCAGAGAACGCAAATACCATTGGGACAGTGCCGACAGGCTGCTCAAGACGGAGGACAACCGCTTTGGCACCACCACCTATGAGTACAGCCCCACCGGGCATCTGCAAAAGGCGGTCTATGCCGATGGCAGGGAGGAGTACCGTCTTTCGGACAAGGCGGGCAACCTCTTTGACGACCCTGACAGAAAGCTGCGCAAGTACCTCCGAGGAGGAAAGCTGGAGCAGTCGGGGGAATGGCGCTTTGTCTATGACAGGGACGGACAGCTCGTAGAGAAATACAAGGGTTCTGGCAAATGGTGGGACAGCAAGTCCGAACGCTGGCGGTATATCTGGAATCAGAATGGAACGCTGAAGGAGGTCAGACCTCCCGGAGGGGAAGATTTTGCCTTTGATGCCCTGTTCACCTATGATGCCCTCGGAAGGCGCCTGAGCAAGGATGCCATTGGCATCACCTGCTGGCTGTGGAACGGCAACGTGCCCCTGCACGAGTGGACACCCAATCGGAGGCGCAATGAGCAAGGAGAGATAGAAGAATACCAAAAGGACCTCAGGACATGGCTCTTTGAGGAGGAGAGTTTCGTGCCCTTGGCTCTGTTCCAGGACGGCAAGGCATACTCCATCGTGACCGACCATCTTGGTACGCCCGTGGAGGCGTACAACGAGCAGGGCGAGGAAGTGTGGTACCGCAGGCTTGACATGAACGGGAAGGTCATCGAGGAGCGGTCCATACTCTATACTTCCTACAAGGACTACGTCAAGATACCGTTCCTTTTCCAAGGACAGTACTATGACGAAGAAATCAAACTGGCATACAACAGGTTCAGATATTATGACCCTGAACTTGGAAGGTATATCTCGGAAGATCCTATACGCTTCGCCAGCGGAGCAACGGCTCTACATAGCTATGTTGAGGATTCTAATACTTGGACTGATACATTTGGCTTACGAGCTGGAAATACTTCTTTCTTACCGTCGGAACTTCATCCAGGAACAATCTCTGCAAAAAATCCAGGAGGAATATATAGAATTCCTGCAAGTGGAAATTATCATGATGACAAAGTTGCGTTGTACGCAAAAGCAGGTTTATCAGAACCTTTTAGTCCAGATTACATTGCACATCATATTAGTTACGATCCTGACACAAATTCAATGGAAATGCAACTTGTTCGAAGCGAAAGCCATCAGAAATTATCACATAGAGGAGGTGTTAAAGATTATGAAGAGCAAACTGGAAAAAAATACAAACGAAATAGTTATGCTAAATAA
- a CDS encoding type VI secretion system Vgr family protein, translated as MDFLPNKPVAICIGGVELSSFKSLRLNQSINEHHYFEMLLDYEVGEVFQAATLTKSADWLGKSIAITIGERNFYGLVAQVGLHKSEGYTFLKVSGFSTTYRLEGDLHFASWNEKTLADIVGELAEKSNVQALVKPERSAKLEYECQYQESNFAFIQRLARQHFEWLYYDGEKLIFGKPELPPSITLDSKRDLNSLDICIQTGARALSSFAHLSGSNNTLKSSSPDEPTGLNKLGQHAFQESIKMFGPPANHYATSRVTNKGELDTYLQKKQQSDASMSHFITAESDYVGLMLGSVVDIKSTVQVAGVSYKEELLGAYLITEIVHFAEGDGGYSCQFTAIPASVKSLPTPDVPLPIAQPQMATVISNDDPKKQGRVQVRMNWQINGMKTSWVRVLSPDAGGSEKVSSNRGFVFIPEVGDQVMVAFRYNDPNRPYIQGSLFNGTNGGGGGADNNVKSLTTRSGVAVTLDDSKGSVLIKDKAGNSYAADGAGNIKIESSQTITFTCKDSSITLKEDGNILLDGKILTLNGKDSISLNSKAIDSTAAETNTMNGNDVTVQGNVTATLSGTSKTDVDSMGITSVSGTLVKLN; from the coding sequence ATGGATTTTTTGCCAAACAAACCGGTGGCAATTTGTATTGGTGGTGTTGAGTTGTCTTCGTTCAAGTCCCTTCGTCTGAACCAGTCAATTAACGAACACCATTATTTTGAAATGCTTCTTGACTATGAAGTCGGTGAAGTGTTTCAGGCAGCCACACTCACCAAATCCGCTGACTGGCTGGGAAAATCAATAGCCATAACTATTGGTGAGAGGAACTTTTACGGTCTTGTGGCACAGGTGGGCTTGCACAAGTCCGAGGGATATACTTTCCTGAAAGTCTCAGGCTTCTCCACAACCTACCGTTTGGAGGGCGATTTGCACTTTGCGTCTTGGAATGAGAAGACTTTGGCGGACATTGTCGGAGAACTGGCAGAAAAGTCCAATGTGCAGGCATTGGTGAAACCGGAAAGGAGCGCAAAATTGGAATATGAATGCCAATATCAGGAGAGCAATTTCGCATTCATACAAAGACTGGCGAGGCAGCATTTTGAATGGCTCTATTATGATGGAGAGAAATTGATTTTCGGCAAGCCGGAATTACCTCCCTCCATCACGCTGGACTCCAAGAGGGATTTGAACTCCTTGGACATCTGCATCCAGACCGGAGCCCGCGCCCTTTCCTCCTTCGCCCATCTGTCGGGAAGCAACAATACGCTGAAATCCTCGTCCCCGGACGAGCCGACGGGACTGAACAAGCTCGGGCAGCACGCTTTTCAGGAATCCATCAAGATGTTTGGTCCTCCCGCCAATCATTATGCCACCTCCCGTGTCACGAACAAAGGAGAGTTGGACACCTATCTTCAGAAGAAACAGCAATCAGACGCCTCCATGTCCCACTTTATCACGGCGGAGAGCGACTATGTAGGTCTGATGTTGGGCAGTGTCGTGGACATAAAAAGCACCGTTCAAGTGGCAGGCGTTTCCTACAAGGAAGAGTTGCTGGGAGCTTACCTTATTACTGAGATAGTCCACTTCGCGGAGGGTGATGGAGGCTATTCCTGCCAATTCACTGCGATTCCTGCATCTGTAAAGTCATTGCCGACCCCTGACGTCCCCCTTCCCATTGCCCAGCCACAGATGGCGACCGTCATCAGCAATGATGACCCCAAGAAACAGGGACGTGTCCAAGTGAGGATGAACTGGCAGATAAACGGCATGAAAACCTCGTGGGTGCGCGTGCTCTCACCGGATGCGGGAGGCAGCGAAAAAGTGTCCTCCAACAGAGGATTTGTCTTTATCCCGGAAGTCGGCGACCAAGTCATGGTTGCCTTCCGTTACAATGACCCCAACAGACCCTATATACAAGGAAGCCTGTTCAATGGAACCAATGGAGGCGGGGGCGGAGCCGACAACAACGTGAAGAGCCTGACCACGAGAAGCGGGGTCGCCGTCACGCTGGATGACAGTAAGGGAAGTGTGCTTATAAAGGATAAGGCAGGAAATTCATATGCTGCCGATGGTGCGGGAAATATAAAAATAGAATCTTCCCAAACCATAACATTTACATGCAAGGATTCTTCCATTACCTTGAAAGAAGATGGCAACATCCTGTTAGACGGGAAAATCCTGACATTGAACGGGAAGGACTCCATTTCATTGAATTCAAAAGCCATTGACTCTACCGCCGCAGAGACAAACACGATGAACGGAAATGACGTTACCGTTCAGGGCAATGTAACCGCCACTTTGTCAGGAACTTCCAAGACGGATGTTGATTCCATGGGAATAACATCCGTTTCCGGAACGCTTGTAAAACTTAACTAA
- the tssD gene encoding type VI secretion system tube protein TssD — MGSFRASLELGGKEFDVLFSNYEFSRSTDSKGKPSSSITGGRVVVTIESTEDTSTIEAMLNSQFKPVEGKIIYKKTDEDAKMKEVEFKNAYIVHYKETLDVNNDVPMTITMTFAAEHITVGAAEHDNRWPKA; from the coding sequence ATGGGATCATTCCGTGCATCACTGGAGTTGGGAGGAAAAGAATTTGACGTCCTCTTCTCAAATTATGAGTTCTCTCGCTCAACAGACAGTAAGGGTAAGCCTTCTTCAAGTATTACCGGAGGACGAGTTGTCGTTACCATTGAGTCCACAGAGGACACCTCTACCATCGAAGCTATGCTGAATAGCCAGTTCAAACCCGTTGAAGGAAAAATCATCTACAAGAAGACGGATGAGGACGCCAAGATGAAAGAGGTTGAATTCAAGAACGCCTATATTGTGCATTATAAGGAAACCTTGGATGTAAACAATGACGTTCCGATGACCATTACTATGACTTTTGCGGCAGAGCACATCACCGTGGGTGCTGCAGAACATGACAATCGTTGGCCTAAGGCTTAA
- a CDS encoding DUF5457 domain-containing protein: MKNVNELEERVLEILYQKSISSPLWITESEIYWSIPDMNVTERDVREALDRLVYQRRVMKKVGKYQIEKVEFLAIKERLDSPVSLGLSESVGQNNNVEKESGEKPCSRPSVREWNVQGLVSLLVCLSCVIFGFLLCLLLMNHKQDQPFSFPELQLPQNQLQVSDRSVFLSSKKENQTKNLRKIETEFTEQQKVNRLLNLQADSVRMSVERLRAYVSETNNKQNARLQEERDLILTVSLLLVGLLVILVIALLVRKKE, encoded by the coding sequence ATGAAGAATGTCAATGAATTAGAGGAAAGGGTGCTGGAAATTCTATACCAAAAGAGTATATCCTCACCGCTCTGGATCACCGAAAGTGAAATCTATTGGAGTATCCCGGACATGAATGTAACGGAGAGAGACGTGCGGGAAGCCTTGGATCGCCTTGTTTACCAGCGCAGGGTTATGAAGAAGGTGGGGAAATATCAAATAGAGAAAGTCGAATTTCTTGCCATCAAGGAAAGGCTTGACTCTCCTGTCTCCTTGGGATTATCTGAAAGCGTAGGGCAAAACAACAATGTGGAAAAAGAAAGTGGGGAAAAACCCTGTTCCCGCCCCTCTGTCCGAGAATGGAATGTTCAAGGGCTTGTCAGTCTCTTGGTATGCTTGTCTTGTGTAATCTTCGGTTTTCTTTTGTGCTTGTTACTCATGAATCACAAACAGGATCAACCATTCTCTTTCCCGGAACTTCAGCTTCCCCAGAACCAGCTGCAAGTATCTGACCGTTCCGTTTTTTTGTCGTCCAAGAAAGAAAACCAAACCAAAAATCTGCGAAAGATAGAGACAGAGTTTACGGAACAGCAGAAAGTCAACCGCCTGCTGAATCTGCAAGCAGACAGTGTGAGAATGTCCGTTGAAAGACTGAGGGCTTATGTTTCAGAAACGAACAACAAGCAAAATGCCCGTCTTCAGGAAGAAAGAGATTTGATACTTACAGTTTCTCTTCTCCTTGTCGGACTACTTGTCATATTGGTTATTGCCTTGCTGGTCAGGAAGAAAGAATGA
- the tssR gene encoding type VI secretion system protein TssR domain-containing protein, whose product MKKKIAFITFLFVGCFPLFSFGQVSTYQATQRIKGKTFNFYPDSKAPSRLRNNHDARIVFSDRNSNKAFSTAYGQHPLGEYKVGEAFYVIGEKNGFYQLVKADPKLLGRPKGLFGWLYSPKNHFSDKAKVSYVGWMPKNNLLYYDHAYVSPTNNRAVRYSVGVNRIERLYNLRRYLNGDSLILFSDPFLKTPCPYKIHTGQSVYAYKRDDVHKTVLISDCPQLSTDSTHFMGWVSMDMITAVGQNEVYRIMPDAQHLACTSIIGNDTMSVHSADFQSRYLFDAGSLSLQSSSSRNVSFDSLHSVWLPVSVWDGKANKFINVKGGYTYVSDVQRMKNGQKQMNIHVFFFAQDKHEVGKLISALQNVALRMSPNRKYAFSATMISELGNQYLPLTDSLVQWLDFILSPPHVTRNKDAGVKDAFRNLVLQTRNDCFEDNLLFLFGKSQDISIDSHLHQQLASRSFSMTFFQLSSDNREASQDFLLTAKEALDKNIVEYSQYIQNYIVNPFLLKPSLFFDYGTDANVYLLETPKSSLATGGIVFPLAGQKISNATVELVLDTLFSQIPRRDELLLSSLERYENRLGVLRSKPSWLIRYVHQYAETPTPSIDNIDRNSVSDVYYIPALMPDSTLSHFQKGYVFSKNEISGFLQSFRDLFPVFSEGLGKRELKLLRSLYRQERKNINKRNLRKVLSSESSLAELFYHKTGVHVNDSLFYHLSPSRLKRNEAVFKDWEILYDLSLRKLQKMEEDYVEAKLEEVLVGNDVYYFIPQTLIP is encoded by the coding sequence ATGAAAAAGAAGATAGCCTTTATTACATTCCTTTTTGTGGGTTGTTTCCCCCTTTTCTCATTTGGACAGGTTTCCACTTATCAAGCGACACAAAGAATCAAGGGGAAAACATTCAACTTTTATCCCGATTCCAAGGCTCCCTCTCGCTTGCGGAATAATCACGATGCGAGAATTGTCTTTTCAGACAGGAACTCCAATAAGGCATTCTCTACCGCCTATGGACAGCATCCATTGGGGGAGTACAAGGTTGGCGAGGCTTTTTATGTCATAGGCGAAAAAAACGGATTTTATCAGCTGGTCAAAGCCGACCCGAAGTTGCTTGGCAGACCAAAAGGTTTGTTTGGCTGGCTCTATTCCCCCAAAAATCATTTTTCAGACAAAGCGAAAGTTTCCTATGTCGGATGGATGCCGAAGAACAACCTGCTGTACTATGACCACGCCTATGTGTCCCCGACCAACAACAGGGCTGTCCGTTATAGTGTAGGTGTCAATCGAATAGAACGGTTGTACAACTTGCGCCGATACTTGAATGGGGACAGTCTGATTCTTTTCTCTGATCCTTTTCTAAAGACACCATGTCCCTATAAAATCCATACGGGACAATCCGTATATGCGTATAAACGGGACGACGTACACAAGACGGTCTTAATCTCCGATTGCCCCCAGCTTTCTACTGACAGCACTCATTTTATGGGATGGGTTTCTATGGATATGATAACCGCCGTCGGGCAGAACGAGGTTTACAGGATCATGCCCGATGCCCAGCACCTTGCTTGCACCAGCATCATTGGGAATGACACCATGTCCGTACACTCCGCTGACTTTCAAAGCCGTTATCTGTTTGACGCGGGGAGCTTGTCCCTTCAATCGTCTTCAAGCAGGAATGTTAGTTTCGACTCCCTGCATTCGGTTTGGTTGCCCGTTTCGGTATGGGACGGCAAGGCAAATAAGTTCATCAATGTGAAAGGTGGGTATACCTATGTTTCGGATGTCCAGAGGATGAAGAACGGTCAGAAACAGATGAACATTCATGTCTTTTTCTTCGCACAGGACAAACATGAGGTCGGGAAACTCATCAGTGCATTACAAAATGTGGCACTCCGAATGTCTCCGAACCGGAAATATGCTTTTTCCGCGACAATGATTTCAGAATTGGGGAACCAATATCTACCCCTTACCGACAGTCTGGTGCAATGGCTGGATTTTATCCTGTCCCCGCCCCATGTGACCAGGAATAAGGATGCAGGGGTGAAGGATGCCTTTAGGAATTTAGTCCTTCAGACACGAAATGACTGTTTCGAAGATAATCTCTTGTTCCTCTTTGGCAAGAGTCAGGACATATCCATTGATTCACATTTGCACCAGCAATTGGCTTCCCGGTCTTTCTCCATGACTTTCTTCCAACTCTCCAGTGACAACAGAGAGGCAAGTCAGGACTTTCTCTTAACGGCAAAAGAAGCTTTGGATAAAAATATTGTGGAATACTCACAATACATCCAGAACTATATAGTTAACCCCTTCCTGCTCAAGCCTTCTCTGTTTTTTGATTACGGGACTGATGCAAACGTTTATCTGTTGGAAACACCCAAAAGCAGCCTTGCCACTGGTGGAATAGTCTTTCCCCTTGCAGGACAAAAAATATCCAACGCTACCGTGGAATTGGTATTGGACACTTTGTTCTCGCAGATTCCCCGACGAGACGAGTTACTGTTGAGCAGTCTGGAACGTTACGAGAATAGGTTGGGTGTACTTAGGAGCAAGCCTTCATGGCTAATAAGATATGTGCATCAATATGCGGAGACTCCAACCCCTTCCATTGACAACATAGACCGAAACTCTGTGTCTGACGTGTACTATATTCCTGCTTTAATGCCAGACTCGACTTTGAGCCATTTCCAAAAAGGATACGTATTCTCTAAAAATGAGATTTCAGGCTTCCTGCAATCCTTCAGGGATTTATTTCCCGTTTTTTCAGAGGGCTTGGGCAAGCGTGAACTGAAGCTATTGCGTTCTCTCTACAGGCAAGAGCGTAAGAATATCAATAAGAGAAACCTCAGAAAGGTACTGTCTTCAGAATCTTCCCTTGCGGAGTTGTTCTACCATAAGACGGGAGTTCATGTAAATGACTCACTGTTTTACCACCTTTCTCCCTCCCGACTTAAACGGAATGAAGCTGTGTTCAAAGACTGGGAGATACTATATGACTTATCCCTGCGCAAATTGCAAAAAATGGAGGAGGATTATGTCGAGGCAAAGTTGGAGGAGGTGCTTGTCGGAAATGATGTTTATTACTTTATACCTCAAACTCTAATACCATAA
- a CDS encoding SMI1/KNR4 family protein, with product MKSKLEKNTNEIVMLNNSFIDKITNKKVIGRKISYENIVLFFCEWEFPGKDEYMEFLLQFNGLFFPDGLILKSDLDVELEVETLYDVNGRLERYWDIAKKNPDLPDDFTTRHIPIGNDAAGNQYWVDLFSGKILFFETEYDFPEGLHVVSDCFCTFYSNLRPM from the coding sequence ATGAAGAGCAAACTGGAAAAAAATACAAACGAAATAGTTATGCTAAATAATTCATTTATAGATAAAATTACCAATAAGAAGGTAATCGGGAGAAAAATATCGTATGAGAACATTGTTCTGTTTTTTTGCGAATGGGAATTCCCGGGAAAAGATGAATACATGGAGTTTTTATTACAATTTAATGGATTATTTTTCCCAGATGGGTTAATCCTTAAAAGTGATTTAGATGTCGAGTTGGAAGTTGAAACCTTATACGACGTCAATGGTAGGCTTGAACGTTATTGGGATATTGCAAAGAAAAACCCTGACCTACCAGATGACTTTACAACAAGACATATACCGATAGGAAATGATGCAGCAGGAAATCAATATTGGGTTGATTTATTTTCGGGCAAAATTTTATTCTTTGAAACAGAGTATGATTTCCCAGAAGGTTTACATGTTGTCTCTGACTGCTTTTGCACATTTTACTCGAATTTACGCCCTATGTAA
- a CDS encoding immunity 17 family protein codes for MEQLNDFFGKLFAYFREHPQYGLLVAILLVILYLIGVIFDWKWTLLPSGNSDFTQMWIDLFGRNVVRFVKGVLAVLLLLALVYLYYHYK; via the coding sequence ATGGAACAATTGAATGATTTTTTCGGCAAGTTGTTTGCCTACTTCCGGGAACATCCGCAATACGGGCTTCTCGTGGCAATCCTCCTTGTAATCCTGTATCTCATAGGGGTGATTTTTGACTGGAAATGGACGCTGCTGCCGAGCGGGAACAGCGACTTTACGCAAATGTGGATTGACCTGTTTGGCAGGAATGTCGTCCGGTTCGTGAAGGGTGTCCTCGCCGTCCTCCTGCTTCTTGCCTTAGTTTACCTGTACTACCATTATAAATAA